TGCGGGAGGTCGGCCACCCCGCAATCCAAGCAGCCGCCGCCCACGGAGGTGGAGCGACCCCGCGGCGGTCCGATGGCGCGGAGGGCGCCGGGCTGAGACACTCCTGTCCATGCAGGAGCTCGGGACCTTCACGGCGCACCTCAGCACGCTGGTGCTCAACACCTCCAGCGAGGAGCACGAGGAGGTCGTCCACCTGGCCGGGCACCTCGACCAGCACACCAGCCGCTGGTTCGGCGAGCAGGCGCTGGCCCGGACCGACCGTCAGCCGGTGCGCCTGGTCCTGGACATGGGCGCGCTGCACCTGCTCGACTCCGCCGGCATCCGCTCGCTGGTCCTGCTGCACCGCGCGCTGGTCGAGCGCGACGTC
This genomic window from Nocardioides anomalus contains:
- a CDS encoding STAS domain-containing protein, with product MQELGTFTAHLSTLVLNTSSEEHEEVVHLAGHLDQHTSRWFGEQALARTDRQPVRLVLDMGALHLLDSAGIRSLVLLHRALVERDVALAVVTDSAHLRKLFRISGLDQVLTVRDSLEALRREGGDPGDPGDPGDPGSEPATAG